One stretch of Corynebacterium callunae DSM 20147 DNA includes these proteins:
- a CDS encoding peptide chain release factor 3 — protein MSTANPANTAIEANRRRTFAVIAHPDAGKSTLTEALALHAHIISEAGATHGKAGRKATVSDWMEMEKDRGISIASSALQFEYAPEGHKGEPFMINLVDTPGHADFSEDTYRVLMAVDAAVMLIDAAKGLEPQTLQLFRVCKARGLPIITVINKWDRVGRTPLELVDEIVKEIELQPTPLYWPVGEAGDFRGLARINEEGEAEEYIQFTRTAGGSTIAPEEFYTPQQAAEREGDVWENAAEEAELLAADGAVHDQEMFLNCTTSPLIFASAMLNFGVHQILDALCYLAPAPAGRDADPNALEASTTAMDEHRDTTDDFSGIVFKVQAGMDKNHRDTLAFMRVVSGEFDRGMQVTHAQSGRSFSTKYALTVFGRTRSTVETAFPGDIVGLVNAGALAPGDTIFEGRKIQYAPMPKFAPEHFRILRAKSLGKYKQFRKALEQLDSEGVVQILKNDLRGDANPVMAAVGPMQFEVMQARMEVEYNVETIADPIPYTVARRTDAASAPELAKQRGVEIFTRTDGELIALFSDKWRLSFIEKEHPDFVLESLVAE, from the coding sequence ATACTGCCATCGAGGCAAATCGCCGCCGTACCTTCGCTGTCATCGCCCACCCCGATGCTGGTAAGTCCACTTTGACGGAGGCATTGGCGCTGCATGCGCACATTATTTCCGAAGCTGGCGCTACCCACGGCAAGGCTGGTCGTAAAGCCACCGTTTCCGACTGGATGGAAATGGAAAAAGACCGAGGTATTTCCATCGCGTCTTCCGCCCTGCAGTTTGAATATGCACCAGAAGGCCACAAGGGTGAGCCTTTTATGATCAACCTCGTTGATACCCCAGGTCACGCCGATTTCTCCGAAGACACCTACCGCGTCCTCATGGCCGTCGACGCCGCCGTCATGCTTATCGACGCCGCCAAAGGCCTCGAGCCTCAGACCCTCCAGCTCTTCCGCGTTTGTAAAGCCCGCGGCCTACCTATTATTACGGTGATCAATAAGTGGGACCGCGTGGGTCGCACCCCCCTAGAGCTTGTCGACGAGATCGTGAAGGAAATCGAGCTCCAGCCAACCCCTCTCTATTGGCCAGTTGGCGAAGCTGGCGATTTCCGCGGTTTGGCTCGCATCAATGAAGAAGGTGAAGCCGAAGAATACATCCAATTCACTCGTACTGCCGGTGGCTCCACCATTGCTCCAGAAGAGTTCTACACTCCCCAGCAAGCTGCCGAGCGCGAAGGCGACGTCTGGGAAAATGCTGCTGAAGAAGCTGAACTCCTCGCCGCCGACGGCGCGGTTCACGATCAGGAAATGTTCCTCAACTGCACCACCTCACCACTTATTTTCGCCTCTGCGATGCTTAACTTCGGTGTGCACCAGATCCTGGACGCACTTTGTTACCTAGCTCCCGCTCCTGCCGGTCGTGACGCCGATCCTAATGCTCTCGAAGCTTCCACTACAGCCATGGACGAGCACCGCGACACCACCGATGATTTCTCCGGCATAGTGTTCAAGGTGCAGGCCGGTATGGACAAGAACCACCGCGATACCCTTGCTTTTATGCGCGTTGTTTCCGGCGAGTTCGACCGCGGCATGCAGGTCACCCACGCCCAGTCCGGTCGCAGTTTCTCCACCAAGTATGCGCTGACTGTTTTCGGACGCACCCGCTCCACTGTCGAGACCGCTTTCCCAGGCGATATCGTTGGTCTGGTCAACGCTGGCGCACTTGCGCCTGGCGACACCATCTTCGAAGGTCGCAAGATTCAGTACGCTCCAATGCCGAAGTTCGCCCCTGAGCATTTCCGCATTTTGCGCGCCAAGTCCCTCGGCAAATACAAGCAATTCCGCAAGGCTTTGGAGCAGCTGGATTCCGAAGGCGTTGTCCAGATCCTCAAGAATGACCTGCGTGGCGATGCCAACCCAGTCATGGCTGCGGTCGGCCCCATGCAGTTCGAGGTCATGCAAGCCCGCATGGAAGTCGAGTACAACGTCGAAACCATTGCAGATCCAATTCCTTATACCGTCGCACGCCGCACCGATGCAGCCTCCGCACCGGAACTCGCCAAGCAGCGTGGTGTTGAAATCTTCACCCGTACCGATGGCGAGCTCATCGCCCTCTTCAGCGACAAGTGGCGTCTGTCCTTCATTGAGAAAGAACACCCGGACTTCGTTCTTGAATCGCTAGTCGCCGAATAA